In Acanthopagrus latus isolate v.2019 chromosome 16, fAcaLat1.1, whole genome shotgun sequence, one DNA window encodes the following:
- the ptbp1a gene encoding polypyrimidine tract-binding protein 1a isoform X1 yields MDGRLDADLYPLGSGYVPEIDSVHDISVGTKRGSDELFSSCISNGPYIMNSANGNDTKKFKGDVRSPGVPSRVVHVRKLPNDINEAEVIGLGLPFGKVTNLLMLKGKNQAFLELNSEECAQTMVSYYSSVTPVIRNHPIYMQYSTHKELKTDNSPNQVRAQAALQAVNALHGGGMGSMAISADASSIGGAGAQSPVLRVIVENLFYPVTLDVLHQIFSKFGTVLKIITFTKNNQFQALIQYADGMTAQHAKLSLDGQNIYNACCTLRISFSKLTSLNVKYNNDKSRDYTRPDLPTADSQPSIDHQAMAAAAFAAPGIISASPYGGAHAFPPTFAIQQTGLSMPGIPSALASLGVGHGGMAAAAAAASRLGLSGLAPQAGHNVLLVSNLNPQSVTPHCLFILFGVYGDVMRVKILFNKKENALIQMSDGTQAQLAMSHLNGQRLHGRDMRVAFSKHTTVQLPREGHEDQGLTKDFSNSPLHRFKKPGSKNYSNIFPPSATLHLSNIPPSVVEDDLRRLFASSGATVKAFKFFQKDRKMALIQMGSVEEAIESLIEFHNHDLGENHHLRVSFSKSTI; encoded by the exons aTGGACGG CCGCCTAGACGCTGACTTGTACCCTCTGGGATCCGGCTACGTCCCTGAAATTGA CAGTGTCCATGACATATCAGTTGGCACAAAG AGGGGATCCGACGAACTCTTTTCTTCCTGCATATCCAACGGGCCCTATATCATGAACTCAG CCAATGGCAACGACACCAAAAAATTCAAAGGTGACGTCCGCAGTCCTGGTGTTCCGTCACGTGTGGTCCATGTACGCAAACTGCCCAATGACATAAATGAGGCTGAGGTTATTGGGCTGGGACTGCCCTTCGGGAAGGTCACTAATTTGCTGATGCTGAAAGGGAAAAACCAG GCGTTCTTGGAACTGAACAGCGAGGAGTGTGCACAGACGATGGTGAGCTATTATTCCTCTGTCACCCCTGTCATCAGAAACCACCCCATTTACATGCAATACTCAACTCATAAGGAGCTCAAGACGGACAACTCCCCCAACCAAGTG CGTGCCCAGGCAGCTCTGCAGGCAGTCAACGCACTGCATGGAGGTGGGATGGGAAGCATGGCCATTTCTGCAGATGCCAGTAGCATTGGAGGTGCAGGTGCCCAAAGCCCTGTCCTCAGAGTCATAGTGGAAAACCTCTTCTACCCAGTCACCCTGGATGTGCTTCACCAG ATTTTCTCCAAATTCGGCACTGTGCTGAAAATCATCACGTTCACAAAGAACAACCAATTCCAGGCTCTAATCCAGTATGCCGATGGAATGACAGCTCAGCACGCCAAACTG TCTCTGGATGGACAGAACATCTACAATGCCTGCTGTACCCTGAGAATCAGCTTCTCCAAGCTCACCAGCCTCAATGTGAAGTACAACAATGATAAGAGCAGAGATTACACCCGACCAGACCTGCCCACTGCAGATTCACAGCCCTCCATTGACCACCAGGCCATGGCAGCTGCTGCATTTG CTGCACCAGGCATCATCTCAGCCTCTCCCTATGGTGGAGCCCATGCCTTCCCCCCAACCTTTGCCATCCAGCAAACAG GTCTGTCGATGCCTGGCATTCCCAGTGCCCTGGCGTCCCTAGGTGTTGGCCACGGTGGCATGGCGGCTGCAGCAGCGGCCGCTAGCCGGCTTGGCCTGTCAGGGCTTGCTCCCCAAGCTGGACACAATGTCTTGTTGGTCAGCAATCTGAACCCTCAG AGCGTTACGCCACACTGCCTCTTTATTCTTTTCG GTGTTTATGGCGATGTGATGAGAGTGAAGATCCTGTTCAACAAAAAGGAGAATGCTCTAATTCAGATGTCTGATGGCACACAGGCTCAGCTAG CAATGAGCCACCTGAACGGCCAGCGTCTTCATGGCAGAGATATGCGTGTGGCGTTTtccaaacacaccacagtgcAGCTGCCCAGAGAAGGCCATGAGGACCAAGGCCTCACAAAGGACTTCAGCAACTCACCGCTGCACCGCTTCAAGAAGCCCGGCTCCAAAAATTACTCCAACATCTTCCCACCCTCTGCAACGCTCCACCTCTCCAACATACC GCCGTCTGTGGTAGAGGATGACCTCAGGAGGCTTTTTGCCAGCTCAGGAGCCACAGTCAAGGCCTTCAAGTTCTTTCA aaAAGACCGCAAGATGGCCCTGATCCAGATGGGCTCAGTCGAGGAAGCAATCGAGTCCCTCATTGAGTTCCACAACCACGATCTTGGGGAGAACCACCACCTTCGAGTGtccttctccaagtccaccaTCTGA
- the ptbp1a gene encoding polypyrimidine tract-binding protein 1a isoform X2 — MDGRLDADLYPLGSGYVPEIDVHDISVGTKRGSDELFSSCISNGPYIMNSANGNDTKKFKGDVRSPGVPSRVVHVRKLPNDINEAEVIGLGLPFGKVTNLLMLKGKNQAFLELNSEECAQTMVSYYSSVTPVIRNHPIYMQYSTHKELKTDNSPNQVRAQAALQAVNALHGGGMGSMAISADASSIGGAGAQSPVLRVIVENLFYPVTLDVLHQIFSKFGTVLKIITFTKNNQFQALIQYADGMTAQHAKLSLDGQNIYNACCTLRISFSKLTSLNVKYNNDKSRDYTRPDLPTADSQPSIDHQAMAAAAFAAPGIISASPYGGAHAFPPTFAIQQTGLSMPGIPSALASLGVGHGGMAAAAAAASRLGLSGLAPQAGHNVLLVSNLNPQSVTPHCLFILFGVYGDVMRVKILFNKKENALIQMSDGTQAQLAMSHLNGQRLHGRDMRVAFSKHTTVQLPREGHEDQGLTKDFSNSPLHRFKKPGSKNYSNIFPPSATLHLSNIPPSVVEDDLRRLFASSGATVKAFKFFQKDRKMALIQMGSVEEAIESLIEFHNHDLGENHHLRVSFSKSTI; from the exons aTGGACGG CCGCCTAGACGCTGACTTGTACCCTCTGGGATCCGGCTACGTCCCTGAAATTGA TGTCCATGACATATCAGTTGGCACAAAG AGGGGATCCGACGAACTCTTTTCTTCCTGCATATCCAACGGGCCCTATATCATGAACTCAG CCAATGGCAACGACACCAAAAAATTCAAAGGTGACGTCCGCAGTCCTGGTGTTCCGTCACGTGTGGTCCATGTACGCAAACTGCCCAATGACATAAATGAGGCTGAGGTTATTGGGCTGGGACTGCCCTTCGGGAAGGTCACTAATTTGCTGATGCTGAAAGGGAAAAACCAG GCGTTCTTGGAACTGAACAGCGAGGAGTGTGCACAGACGATGGTGAGCTATTATTCCTCTGTCACCCCTGTCATCAGAAACCACCCCATTTACATGCAATACTCAACTCATAAGGAGCTCAAGACGGACAACTCCCCCAACCAAGTG CGTGCCCAGGCAGCTCTGCAGGCAGTCAACGCACTGCATGGAGGTGGGATGGGAAGCATGGCCATTTCTGCAGATGCCAGTAGCATTGGAGGTGCAGGTGCCCAAAGCCCTGTCCTCAGAGTCATAGTGGAAAACCTCTTCTACCCAGTCACCCTGGATGTGCTTCACCAG ATTTTCTCCAAATTCGGCACTGTGCTGAAAATCATCACGTTCACAAAGAACAACCAATTCCAGGCTCTAATCCAGTATGCCGATGGAATGACAGCTCAGCACGCCAAACTG TCTCTGGATGGACAGAACATCTACAATGCCTGCTGTACCCTGAGAATCAGCTTCTCCAAGCTCACCAGCCTCAATGTGAAGTACAACAATGATAAGAGCAGAGATTACACCCGACCAGACCTGCCCACTGCAGATTCACAGCCCTCCATTGACCACCAGGCCATGGCAGCTGCTGCATTTG CTGCACCAGGCATCATCTCAGCCTCTCCCTATGGTGGAGCCCATGCCTTCCCCCCAACCTTTGCCATCCAGCAAACAG GTCTGTCGATGCCTGGCATTCCCAGTGCCCTGGCGTCCCTAGGTGTTGGCCACGGTGGCATGGCGGCTGCAGCAGCGGCCGCTAGCCGGCTTGGCCTGTCAGGGCTTGCTCCCCAAGCTGGACACAATGTCTTGTTGGTCAGCAATCTGAACCCTCAG AGCGTTACGCCACACTGCCTCTTTATTCTTTTCG GTGTTTATGGCGATGTGATGAGAGTGAAGATCCTGTTCAACAAAAAGGAGAATGCTCTAATTCAGATGTCTGATGGCACACAGGCTCAGCTAG CAATGAGCCACCTGAACGGCCAGCGTCTTCATGGCAGAGATATGCGTGTGGCGTTTtccaaacacaccacagtgcAGCTGCCCAGAGAAGGCCATGAGGACCAAGGCCTCACAAAGGACTTCAGCAACTCACCGCTGCACCGCTTCAAGAAGCCCGGCTCCAAAAATTACTCCAACATCTTCCCACCCTCTGCAACGCTCCACCTCTCCAACATACC GCCGTCTGTGGTAGAGGATGACCTCAGGAGGCTTTTTGCCAGCTCAGGAGCCACAGTCAAGGCCTTCAAGTTCTTTCA aaAAGACCGCAAGATGGCCCTGATCCAGATGGGCTCAGTCGAGGAAGCAATCGAGTCCCTCATTGAGTTCCACAACCACGATCTTGGGGAGAACCACCACCTTCGAGTGtccttctccaagtccaccaTCTGA
- the ptbp1a gene encoding polypyrimidine tract-binding protein 1a isoform X3, giving the protein MNSANGNDTKKFKGDVRSPGVPSRVVHVRKLPNDINEAEVIGLGLPFGKVTNLLMLKGKNQAFLELNSEECAQTMVSYYSSVTPVIRNHPIYMQYSTHKELKTDNSPNQVRAQAALQAVNALHGGGMGSMAISADASSIGGAGAQSPVLRVIVENLFYPVTLDVLHQIFSKFGTVLKIITFTKNNQFQALIQYADGMTAQHAKLSLDGQNIYNACCTLRISFSKLTSLNVKYNNDKSRDYTRPDLPTADSQPSIDHQAMAAAAFAAPGIISASPYGGAHAFPPTFAIQQTGLSMPGIPSALASLGVGHGGMAAAAAAASRLGLSGLAPQAGHNVLLVSNLNPQSVTPHCLFILFGVYGDVMRVKILFNKKENALIQMSDGTQAQLAMSHLNGQRLHGRDMRVAFSKHTTVQLPREGHEDQGLTKDFSNSPLHRFKKPGSKNYSNIFPPSATLHLSNIPPSVVEDDLRRLFASSGATVKAFKFFQKDRKMALIQMGSVEEAIESLIEFHNHDLGENHHLRVSFSKSTI; this is encoded by the exons ATGAACTCAG CCAATGGCAACGACACCAAAAAATTCAAAGGTGACGTCCGCAGTCCTGGTGTTCCGTCACGTGTGGTCCATGTACGCAAACTGCCCAATGACATAAATGAGGCTGAGGTTATTGGGCTGGGACTGCCCTTCGGGAAGGTCACTAATTTGCTGATGCTGAAAGGGAAAAACCAG GCGTTCTTGGAACTGAACAGCGAGGAGTGTGCACAGACGATGGTGAGCTATTATTCCTCTGTCACCCCTGTCATCAGAAACCACCCCATTTACATGCAATACTCAACTCATAAGGAGCTCAAGACGGACAACTCCCCCAACCAAGTG CGTGCCCAGGCAGCTCTGCAGGCAGTCAACGCACTGCATGGAGGTGGGATGGGAAGCATGGCCATTTCTGCAGATGCCAGTAGCATTGGAGGTGCAGGTGCCCAAAGCCCTGTCCTCAGAGTCATAGTGGAAAACCTCTTCTACCCAGTCACCCTGGATGTGCTTCACCAG ATTTTCTCCAAATTCGGCACTGTGCTGAAAATCATCACGTTCACAAAGAACAACCAATTCCAGGCTCTAATCCAGTATGCCGATGGAATGACAGCTCAGCACGCCAAACTG TCTCTGGATGGACAGAACATCTACAATGCCTGCTGTACCCTGAGAATCAGCTTCTCCAAGCTCACCAGCCTCAATGTGAAGTACAACAATGATAAGAGCAGAGATTACACCCGACCAGACCTGCCCACTGCAGATTCACAGCCCTCCATTGACCACCAGGCCATGGCAGCTGCTGCATTTG CTGCACCAGGCATCATCTCAGCCTCTCCCTATGGTGGAGCCCATGCCTTCCCCCCAACCTTTGCCATCCAGCAAACAG GTCTGTCGATGCCTGGCATTCCCAGTGCCCTGGCGTCCCTAGGTGTTGGCCACGGTGGCATGGCGGCTGCAGCAGCGGCCGCTAGCCGGCTTGGCCTGTCAGGGCTTGCTCCCCAAGCTGGACACAATGTCTTGTTGGTCAGCAATCTGAACCCTCAG AGCGTTACGCCACACTGCCTCTTTATTCTTTTCG GTGTTTATGGCGATGTGATGAGAGTGAAGATCCTGTTCAACAAAAAGGAGAATGCTCTAATTCAGATGTCTGATGGCACACAGGCTCAGCTAG CAATGAGCCACCTGAACGGCCAGCGTCTTCATGGCAGAGATATGCGTGTGGCGTTTtccaaacacaccacagtgcAGCTGCCCAGAGAAGGCCATGAGGACCAAGGCCTCACAAAGGACTTCAGCAACTCACCGCTGCACCGCTTCAAGAAGCCCGGCTCCAAAAATTACTCCAACATCTTCCCACCCTCTGCAACGCTCCACCTCTCCAACATACC GCCGTCTGTGGTAGAGGATGACCTCAGGAGGCTTTTTGCCAGCTCAGGAGCCACAGTCAAGGCCTTCAAGTTCTTTCA aaAAGACCGCAAGATGGCCCTGATCCAGATGGGCTCAGTCGAGGAAGCAATCGAGTCCCTCATTGAGTTCCACAACCACGATCTTGGGGAGAACCACCACCTTCGAGTGtccttctccaagtccaccaTCTGA
- the palm1b gene encoding paralemmin 1b — MAEVSQEERLQAIAEKRKRQTEIENKRRQLDDDRRQLQHLKSKALRERWLLDGAPAEEETQKRLQEDEIKTKLLEQVILRLEQEIEELETDAPAKKGVAKENGGENGVVQSSGQTPKREVTGIEAKLLGPSPDQASADNPVTLVFMGYKTVEEEQESRTALGMEGVDGNVKAEFVVIEDGEGKAGGEAATAEQAPPNGSMAEKEKANGGGEEGEKEKEKKQTCKCCTVM; from the exons aTGGCTGAGGTGTCACAAGAGGAGAGACTCCAGGCCATCGCT gagaagaggaagaggcagacagagattGAAAACAAGAGGAGGCAGCTGGATGATGACCGACGGCAACTCCAGCATCtcaag TCGAAGGCACTGAGGGAGCGCTGGTTGTTAGACGGCGCTCCGGCGGAGGAGGAGACTCAGAAGCGTCTGCAGGAGGATGAGATCAAGACCAAACTCCTGGAGCAGGTCATCCTCAG GCTGGAGCAAGAGATAGAGGAGCTGGAGACAGACGCTCCAGCCAAAAAGGGTGTGGCCAAAGAAAATGGAG GTGAGAATGGAGTAGTGCAGTCCTCCGGTCAGACCCCCAAGAGAGAGGTGACAGGGATTGAAGCCAAGCTGCTGGGTCCCAGCCCCGACCAGGCCAGCGCGGACAACCCCGTTACCCTGGTGTTCATGGGCTACAAGAccgtggaggaggagcaggagagccGCACGGCCCTGGGGATGGAAGGGGTGGATGGCAACGTGAAGGCCGAGTTCGTCGTCATCGAGGACGGGGAGGGGAAGGCGGGAGGAGAGGCGGCCACAGCGGAGCAGGCTCCACCCAACGGGAGCATGGCGGAGAAAGAGAAGGCCAacggaggtggagaggaaggggagaaggagaaggagaagaaacagacCTGCAAATGCTGCACGGTcatgtga